The proteins below come from a single Shinella zoogloeoides genomic window:
- a CDS encoding DUF2218 domain-containing protein: protein MLEAAAYLETENGRKYLAQLCKHFAHKIEVSYTETQGECRFVCGTAILEADDKGLRMVATSDDAQGLAETQSVIESHLVRFAFRENLQALDWRQDEAARTP from the coding sequence ATGCTCGAAGCGGCAGCCTATCTGGAGACGGAGAACGGCCGGAAATATCTGGCGCAGCTCTGCAAGCATTTCGCCCACAAGATCGAGGTCTCCTATACCGAGACCCAGGGCGAATGCCGCTTCGTCTGCGGCACGGCCATTCTGGAAGCGGATGACAAGGGCCTGCGCATGGTCGCGACGTCGGACGATGCGCAGGGCCTTGCCGAAACCCAATCGGTCATAGAATCCCATCTCGTACGCTTCGCCTTCCGGGAAAACCTCCAGGCACTCGACTGGCGGCAGGACGAGGCAGCCCGAACGCCGTGA